The Devosia sp. SD17-2 genome includes a region encoding these proteins:
- a CDS encoding DUF1178 family protein, with amino-acid sequence MIQYSLQCAKGHSFDAWFKNAAAYDEQKARGIVSCAVCGDGQVEKAPMAPAVARTDHERRTVAAVHPEAAKIREMLREYRRKVMSEADNVGDRFAEEARKIHFEEVEARGIYGQASQDEIAALIEDGVNFMPLPDVGEDN; translated from the coding sequence GTGATCCAGTATTCTCTCCAATGTGCGAAGGGGCATAGCTTCGACGCCTGGTTCAAGAACGCCGCCGCCTATGACGAGCAGAAAGCGCGTGGCATTGTCAGCTGTGCCGTTTGCGGGGATGGGCAAGTGGAAAAGGCGCCTATGGCGCCGGCCGTCGCCCGCACCGATCATGAGCGCCGTACCGTCGCTGCCGTACATCCGGAGGCGGCAAAAATCCGCGAGATGCTGCGCGAATATCGTCGCAAGGTCATGAGCGAGGCCGACAATGTCGGCGACAGGTTCGCCGAGGAAGCCCGAAAAATCCATTTCGAGGAAGTCGAGGCGCGCGGCATTTATGGTCAGGCCAGCCAGGACGAGATCGCGGCCCTGATCGAGGATGGCGTTAACTTCATGCCCCTGCCCGATGTGGGCGAGGACAACTGA
- the grxC gene encoding glutaredoxin 3 — protein MAKVEIYTTPTCPYCHAAKALLNEKGADYTEITVLDPELREAMTKRANGRRTVPQIFVGATHVGGYDDMAALDREGGLDPLLAQ, from the coding sequence ATGGCCAAGGTCGAAATCTATACGACACCCACCTGTCCTTATTGCCATGCGGCCAAGGCGCTGCTGAACGAGAAGGGCGCAGACTATACCGAGATCACTGTGCTCGACCCCGAGCTGCGCGAAGCGATGACCAAGCGCGCCAATGGCCGCCGCACCGTGCCGCAGATCTTTGTCGGAGCTACCCATGTGGGTGGTTATGACGACATGGCTGCGCTGGACCGCGAAGGCGGTCTCGATCCCCTCCTGGCCCAGTAG
- a CDS encoding carbon-nitrogen hydrolase family protein, protein MKIAAIQMQSGLDPDANLAALEPMIAEAAEAGASYALTPEVTLIFPESRDQLRSVAAPFEGHPQLARVGELARQHKMHVHIGSLPIPLEDGRFANRSVLFGPDGAIVAHYDKIHLFDADIAGLNAYRESATYKGGDRAVTAPLGDFTLGFSICYDMRFPRLYNSLANAGADLIAVPAAFTVPTGQAHWHVLLRARAIETGSYVIAAAQGGQHANGRATYGHSLVIDPWGKVIAELDHDAPGVLLADIDPALVREARQRVPALANARDFAAPEPLQG, encoded by the coding sequence ATGAAGATCGCCGCCATCCAGATGCAGTCCGGGCTTGATCCGGATGCCAATCTTGCAGCGCTCGAGCCGATGATCGCAGAGGCAGCGGAAGCCGGGGCAAGCTATGCGCTGACCCCGGAGGTGACGCTGATTTTCCCCGAAAGCCGGGATCAGCTGCGCTCGGTGGCGGCTCCATTCGAGGGTCATCCGCAATTGGCCCGCGTGGGTGAGCTGGCGCGCCAGCACAAAATGCATGTCCATATCGGTTCGCTGCCCATTCCGCTCGAAGATGGTCGCTTTGCCAATCGGTCGGTGCTGTTCGGGCCGGACGGGGCGATAGTGGCGCATTATGACAAGATCCACCTCTTTGATGCCGATATCGCCGGGCTCAATGCCTATCGCGAAAGTGCAACCTATAAGGGGGGTGACAGGGCAGTGACGGCGCCGCTGGGTGACTTCACCCTCGGCTTTTCCATCTGCTACGACATGCGCTTCCCAAGGCTCTACAATAGCCTCGCCAATGCTGGTGCCGATCTGATCGCTGTGCCCGCTGCCTTCACCGTACCAACGGGGCAGGCGCACTGGCATGTGCTCCTGCGCGCCCGGGCAATTGAGACGGGGTCCTATGTCATCGCTGCCGCTCAGGGTGGCCAGCATGCCAATGGACGGGCCACCTATGGGCATTCGCTGGTGATCGACCCGTGGGGCAAGGTCATCGCCGAGCTCGACCACGACGCGCCGGGCGTTCTCCTCGCCGACATCGATCCGGCTCTTGTGAGGGAAGCCCGCCAACGGGTGCCCGCGCTCGCCAACGCGCGCGACTTTGCCGCGCCCGAACCATTGCAGGGCTAG
- a CDS encoding MmcQ/YjbR family DNA-binding protein codes for MSLYTKTGFDAALAWPGVTMEDQWESHIAKVGGKVFCLLSDNEPLRLVFKCGEGSFDLLTELEGVSQAAYFAKRMWVSVLEGSPLTDDEQLAYIRRSYALVAKGLTLKLRSELGITDDVMGI; via the coding sequence ATGTCGCTGTATACCAAGACAGGCTTTGATGCCGCTCTGGCCTGGCCGGGCGTGACCATGGAAGACCAGTGGGAATCCCATATCGCCAAAGTCGGCGGCAAGGTTTTCTGCCTCCTGTCCGATAATGAGCCGCTACGTCTGGTGTTCAAATGCGGCGAGGGGAGCTTTGACCTGCTCACAGAGCTCGAGGGCGTTTCCCAAGCGGCCTATTTTGCCAAGCGCATGTGGGTGTCGGTGCTCGAAGGTTCGCCTCTGACCGACGACGAGCAGCTCGCCTATATTCGCCGCTCCTACGCGCTGGTCGCAAAGGGGCTCACGCTAAAGCTGCGGTCCGAGTTGGGCATTACCGACGATGTCATGGGGATTTAG